CGGGGATAGAACCGGCGAGCGCGAGGCAGTGAACAGACAACCAGCGCCATGAACGCTTCCAGTCAGCGACTAACCTCATATCACACCACCAGAACCGATTTAGCTTTGAGAAAGCGGACGCGGCGATCATCAATGCCATTCTGGCCGCCATTGATAATCTGCGTAACGCGCACGAGGTCGCCGCTGTATTTCAGGCAACCTTTGCTGGCAAAGAACCACGCAGCACTTCGGGCGGCGTATTCATCCTGCGCCAGCAATTCGGGCTGCGATACCAGATCCACTTTCAGCCCGTCACCGCAACTGCGGTAATTCGACAGGCCGGTGATCTGGATGATCCCGCGACCACGATAAAACCAGCCATCGCCCGGCCCCTTATTGCCCATGCGTTTGCCGTAAACGAGATTGGCGATTGCACGCTGGAGTTCCGGCGGCAGAGATGATTCCCCCGGCCGACGACCGAGAGCGCTGGCCTGGTCCTGTGTCAGCCGTCCGGCACGTACAAAGCCAGCAAGACCGGCAATGCTGTAATTGAAGCTCTCCACCAGACTGTTAAAACCAGCGCTTTCATGGCCTGCCTGCGCGATAAACATTGCCTGGTCAACCGCTGATGAAATGCCAAATTCGCTCATCGCTGCGGTGAGATGTGGAAACCAGCGCGCGGCTAATCCGGCGCTTAAGCCAGCCGCCTGCTGAAATTGTGTCTGGTTCATTAATTACGCCTTAGGGGTGCCGCCGAAACGGATTGTGAGGATGTTGATCAACAGCTTTCGAAACTGCTCGACGCCGATAAACCCGATGCCGCCGCCAATACCCACCGACAGTGCTTTGGGGATCGACAGGTACTCAAGACCGGATGCGGCTGTCAGCGTCAATGCACCACACAGCAAGCCCTCCAGAAGCATCTTTTTCCATCCACCACCGCTGTATGCGATACGTAGCCCGGCCATTACGATGGCAAGAAGAACGGCACCAATTGGCGTATCTCCGCGCCACCAGCTCTGTAGCAGCTCGTAAATATCGGGCCAGGAATGGGGATCGTTATGCATTTTCATGTTCTCTCACCCTCTTAAGGGCTTGTCCGAATTCGGAATTGTCTACATCCTGAACAGCCCAAGCCCGGTTAAACTTTTCTTCGTGGTGAAAAATCTCTGGACTTAGCTGATTCTGAATGCAGCAAACCCGCGAAATTCGCGGGTTTTTTATTGGATGTTCTGGAATGAAGAAAGGCCCGCCGAAGCGAGCCTTTGGAATTGCTGAAGATTGTGGTCATTTAACGGTGCCGGACGTTACCCCGGTGAGTAAAGTGCAGTCCCTTTACCCGCATTGCTCAGACAGCTCATCCGGAGCGTTGACTACTGCCCTGCCACTAAGCAAGATTCACCGGGTGCCGATTATACTGTAGCAAATGTTTAATGAAAGCCCATGATGCAAGGACGGCGCTGCAATGCCGGGTGCCTCCCGGTGAACTCTTAATGGCGTTTGAGTTCGCGTGCGCTTGGGACCACTGTTGTGTTATGCCATACGCCCCGCCGCTTAGGGGGATTCAGAGCAGCCAAGAAAGTATAGATATTTGCGATGCCGGGTGCCTCCCGGTGATTCAGAAAGATCAGCAACCTGAATCGCCCTGTGCGATACAATTTCTTTCGAAACTTCTGACCTGGCCCCGCCGCATAGTGTGATTCACCGCCCTTGTAGTTTAGCATCAGGAAGAAATTTTGCTGCGGTGCCGGGTGCCTCCCGGTAAGCCTTCAAGTCAAAAGGCTCGCGAATTATGACATGGACAACCACTACTTTTTTATTCAGACTTTTCGCCCCTCCGCTTAGGGGGATTCACCGCCACATAATCGTAGCACAGAAATATTTTTATCTGCGGTGCCGGGTGCCTCCCGGTGGGTAAAGCACAGCAACTTTACCCGCTTTCGACCGAGACTATGCTTCACTGTAAGCCCCTCCGCACAGGGGGATTCACCGCATTAAGCGCAAATTATCAAAACCAGACAGATAATAAAACCCGGTTATATTTCAAGTAAGTTTCTTATGGGGGGCGGGACCCTAGCAACCACAGCATGTAAAGGACATGTTAAAGGTAACGCACGAAAACATTAGCAGAGTAATTAACCTAATGTCATTATGCACACGGAATAACCCTGTGATGTTTTTCGTTTCTGCCCGCACATTTCCTTTCTTTGAGATGTGCGGGATTTTTTTCCATTTGAATTTTGTTGCGGCGCCGGGTGCCTCCCGGTGAGTCAGAAAAGTCAGATTCTGACTCGCTACTGGTAATGTTCCGACAACTATGACTTAGCCCATCCGCACAGGTGGATTCACCGCATTGCATTTATCTTAACATCAGCAATATTTCTTTTATTGCCTGAATTCAGCATGTAATGGCTCTCATCTCTGGCGGTAAATAGTAAGAATAAATCAAAATTCTGCGGTGCCGGGTGCCTCCCGGTGAGTAAAGCCAGTCAACTTTACCCGCGCTATCTACCCTTCTGGAGTCCTGACTGCGTGCCCCTCCGCACAGGGGGATTCACCGCATTAAATTCAAATTATCAAAATGCGATACTGAAGAAAACCCTGCCGCACATCGGTGTTAATTGCCTGGCTCGTCAGCCGAAGGGATTATGTGGTGCCGATTGCAGGTACAGAACCCACGACATCCTGATTTCAGGTCTGGCACGCTGCCAACTGAGCTAAACCAGCAAAAACAAAAAGCCCCATCGGTTAAGACGGGGCTTCCGGCCTGACATGCGAGATGAATGATTGGACCGTTGAACAGATCACGTCAGGCGATAGTTTATTTACAAAATCTCTTTTTGGATGTCAAGCCTGCCAGATCGCAGAGTCAAAAATGGACCGCCATCGGGGCCTCGAACCCCGGCCCTTACTTCCTGTCACAAAGCAATGCTCTGCCTCGTTGAGCTAATGGCGGTTTTCAGTGGAAATAATAACGCCCGTTAAAATACCGCTCAACCATGAGTTTTATACAGGAAATATGTGGCAAGTAATAAAAAACCCCGCACAGTTGCAGGGCTTTGGATCTAGTTCATTTAGGGATTGGCTCTGATGAACAGCACACAGAAATCCCATCATTGACGTGATATTGGGCCAATTTCGTCACAACGTCAATACAACGAACCGGACCTAATTGATTTTTTCTAAATTTTCCCGGTTTCTCGTTACCTTCAGTAGCATGTCATCAGCGTGCGCCTCTTCTTTGTGGCACTGGATGATCAGTAGCTCATAGAACGGTTTAAAGCTCCGCCGCCAGGTAGGTTCACTGATGGCCATCACCGCATAACCAGCAGCGCGCCGCACCGTTTCCCCCGGCAGCCGGGCATAACCACGGCCAGAGCATTTCGGGCAGCTCTTCATAACCGGTACGCCCTGTAAATCACTTTGCTCTTTGTCCAATACCTTCCCCTTTCCGTGGCAGCGACAAGCATTGCTGATTTTGCCTTTGCCGTCGCATGATTTACACAGAACGCGCACAACCTCGCGTTTTGCCTTCACTTCTTCCCAGTACGACGGGAATACACCTTTTGTGCAGTGCGCCCACTTCGGCGGCTTGCCGTCGGGATAATACGTTTTGTTGGTGAACACTTCTGCATCAGTAAACCCGCTACCACCACAGCATGGGCACTGCCGGGTGCTGGCCGCGCTGCGTGAATAATCCTGATAAGCGAATGTTGCGAGCAATTGCACCAGGTCGCGTTTAATATCGTTTTCGAGTTCGGCAATCGCCCGGTAAAGCACCGCCTGACTCAGACCGAAATCAGTAAGCATCTCCACGGCACGGTCGCTGGTAGTGATGCCGTGTTTCGACAGAAACAGCTCAAAGCCGAAGCGTGCCTGCGCTTCGGTGAGACCAAAGGATGCCATCACATCCGTTATGGTCAGGCTGTCACTGGCCGTTGCCCGGGGAGAATCGCTGAACATAGGTGATTTAGGCGCGAAAAATTTGATAGAGTTTTCCAGATTCAATTTGATTCTCCTGATATTTATTGGCGTGTTACATCAGTCAATACTGCCGATCCGTATCTGCCCCTTCTCCCCCCAAACTTTGGTGATCCGCGCATCCCATACCGCGCTGTCGTCGTCGAATACCGCATCCATAAGCGCCTTATGCAGGTTATCAACATCCGGCTTTTGCTGATGAGGACGCCCGATGAGTTCAGCCCGTTTCTTTTTGCTCCAGCTGTCAGGCATCGGCAGCACAAACGTAATGTGGCATCCGGCCTCAGGCAGAGTTACGCCCCTCAGGCGAATCTCATCGCAAAATGCCCGGTATCGCAGCACCGCCGGACGCTTTGCCCATTTGTCCCGCTGTGTCTGCCTGGGCTTGCCCAGTGGCGTGATGTCGTAAATCTGGATCAAAAGTCTCTCCCGGAATGTTTACCGCCATAGGCCGGTTTCTCGCGGGCGAGTTGCGCCGCGACTGCCTGGTCGGTGTCAAAGAAATGGCCGTTACGAAATTCCTGATAAATCACGCCACCCTGTGGGCCGTGGCGGTTTTTACCGATGATGATTTCGGCGAGATGTGCCGCCGGGCTGTCGGGGTTGTAAGCACCGTCGCGATAGATAAACCAGATGCCGTCTGCATCCTGTTCAATGCTGCCGCTGTCGCGCAGGTCGGCATTAACCGGCCGCTTATTGGGGCGCTTTTCCACGTCACGTGACAGCTGGCTCAGACAGACCACTGGTGTGTGCAGGTTCATCGCCATCATTTTCAGCCCGCGCGTAATCTCCCCGATCGCTAGGTCATTACGTTCGGCAGAGGGTTTTCTGATGAGGCCGAGGTAATCAGCCATGATAAGAGACAACCCCGGATAGCGGCTTTTGTGGCGTGTGGCCACTGCACGGATCTGGTCGATACTGAGGTTGGTTGCATCCACAACACTGATATCGAGGTTGGCCAGCTGGCCTATGCCGTTGGAAAGGCGTCCCCAGTCCTCATCACTGAGATGGCTGGCTTTTCGCAGCGAAGAAACAGAAAGATTGGAGGCGTAAGCCAGCTGGCGCTCGACAATCTGTTCACCCTGCATCTCCATGCTGAAGATCAGCACGCCGCGCTTCACCTTCTCAGTTCCAAGCGTGACGGTGCGCTGGGCAACTCCTTCCGCAATCTTAAGTGCCAGCTCGGTTTTACCCATACCAGGACGAGCGGCGATGATAATCAGGTCGGTGTCGTTCAGGCCGCCGGTAACGTTATCCAGCTCCCAGATCCCGGTTTTAACGGTTTGGGTCTCATCCCCATCACTGATGCGCTTGTCTATGGTATCCATCAGACCATCCAGCAGACTGTCAATCCGAACGGGCTGCACTTCATCATCCGGGCGATTGATGTTCATCAGCTCACGCGTGAATGCCTGGATCTGCTCTACTGCCAGATCATGGTTTATTGCCCCGGTGATTTTGTCGTAATGCGTTTCCATCAGGCGAGCAAACCCGCTGATCATGGCCTTCTCATTCAGGCGCTTTGCATATCCTTTCATGTTGCTGACGCTGGGCACCGTCTTGGCAGTTTCCATCACATCCGCAAAGATGCCCGGCTCATTGCCCATCGCCTCCGCCACCAGCAGCGCGTCGATCATTTTCTTGTGTGTCGCCTGGCGCTTAATTTCGCTGTACAGGCGGCTGTAAAACGGATGCGTAAACGCCGATGAATCGACTGAGTTCAGAACGTCAACCGCATCAGGCGTCAGACCAGAGTGCAGCAGGCAGCCGATCACACTGGCCTCAAGGTGCAGATCAGACATGGTTGCCCCTCCGCACTAACGTGAGAGTTTCAGATTTCATGAGCCAGTCGAAATTGGCATGCCAGCCCCTTTCGTTTTTCCCGAAATAATAATCACTGGCCCGGTCAAAAAAGTATCTGAAATATTTACGGAAACTCTCATTGGCTGACTGTGTTTTTGGTAATTCACAAGCCAAACGCCGAATCGCAACAAGACGGCCATCGTCGATGTCAGCCCAGGCGAGCCGTCCCTGGGCCAGCTCGTTGTAATCCTCGATCACCATTACGCAGTCAACATCAACCTGATTGGCTTCCCACGCAGTGGCGTCGGCCAGGTATCCGTCAAAGCGGTTCACCCGGCAGATATTGGCTGGCTTGGCCACGGTGCCGTTACGACGCTTCCACGTCATGGCTACCCAACGGATCACCAGCTTCAGGTCATCAACGGTGTAAGCATCACGGGAAGAGCGTTCTGTGAGTAAAATGGCAAAGGCTTCAGCAGAGCGGCACGCAGTGCCTGTGACCTCGTTGTAATACTCCAGGACCTGTTTTGCCTGTGAGAGAACTTCCTCCGAAAATTCCCCCTTCTGGGGGTTAGGGGGATCTGTATTTATTGTCTTTTGAATAGTGTCTTTTGTGTGTCTCCGTTTTGGTGACAACCCTGTCACTGATTCGGTGACACTATTTGTCACTGTTTCGGTGACAGTGACACCGTTTTGGTGACACTCTGGAATTTGCCAGTCAGAAAGGCACTTGTTTGGGCCAATTTGCATCCCTTCACGAACCAGAACGCGCATGGCGATCAGCTCATTCTTAGCCTTGTTTACCTTTTGGCGTGGCAGTTTAGTCAGCTCAGAAATCTGGCTGTCAGAGATGCGATCCAGCTTTTTGTTGAAGCCATAAGTTTTACGGCACACAGCGTGCGCTACCTTCGCCTGGTTACGCGTGAGGTTAGCGCCAATCAGCTCTTCGTACAGCTCGTTAGCCAGCCGAGTGAAACCATCATCGGTATCGGCCATGCGTGACTCCACACGCTCTGTGCGAGCGGGAAAATTGATAACCTCAGCAGTGTTACTCATCCCCGGACCTCTCACGCTTCAGCTGTTTAGCCTGTTCGAGAGCATCACGAAGATGACGCCCGACGCCGGGCGCTATCTGGCGCGCAAACTCATCGCGCGCCATGTCTTTATATACAGTGTTTTCTGGTTGCGCTTTACGGCGTTTATGTCGCATAATTGATTTCGCTTAAGGTAATATCTGTAGAAGTCCCCGGCTGAGCAGTTCCCGCTGTTCAGCCATCCCCTTCAAACTCCCTGAAATACTTCTCGAAATACCACTTCGGTACGAAACACAGATCCGGATAATTGGGCCGCATGAAGATGACGCGCCGGTCCTGCCGGTCATAACTGACAATGCGCACAATAACGCCCCGCCGGTCGCGGTATCGTTTATCGGTTTCAACATACCTTTCATCCACCAGCACCCTCCGCAGGTTCGCGCAGGTGTTCCAGCATCGAAAGCAGCTTCCGGGCCTCTTCACCTGTCAGAATCACGTTTTGCTCACCACCCGGCGCAGCCACGCTACCCTGAGGCAAGCCCAGTTCGTGGATCATCCGGCACGCCAGTTCGAAAATGCTGATTTTCTGACGGCTTAACCTCGATGGATGTATCCCCATTTCCAGCGCGAGACTTTTATTCCCCCGCGATATCGCCTCTCGGTGAAAGAAGCTCTCCAGCGCTTCAGGCTTACAGTTAACGCGAACGGAATTGCTCGCTATTGCAGTTGATTCCATTGATTATTTTCCTTCTATACGGATTGTTAGGTGGTACTCAAGTGAGTAAGTCACAAATCTGGTCAGGCAACTGAAACTTGTTCAGCTGGGAGGCCGTCTGTTTTATTTGGGTAGTCTTCGCTATTCAGCTCATGGGGCGTTACCTGCCAATTGGTTGCCTCTGACCAGCAGATAGCTTTCCGCCCCTTTGGTTTGTATCGGCCAGCAATAACTTGGCTAACAAAACCCTGGCTAACACCGACAACCACCGCGTAGTCCGCTTGACTAATGCCGTTTTGCTTCAGGTAGTCATTCAGATTCATGTTGTTTCTCCATTTTTTAACACACTGATATTAGTGCTACTGATTTACAAAATCAATAGCAGCACTATTTTTATAATATTAGTAATACAAATAAAATTGAGGCTATGGCAAAGAAAAACGTTATTACTGAAGAAGACATCCAGACTGCGAACCGCTTGAGGCAGATTTGGGATGCCAAAAAAGAGCAGTTGGGATTGAACCAAGAGAAGGCTGCAGATTTCTTTGGGTTCAGCACTCAGGCTGCGATAAGCCAATTCCTGAACGCTAAGGCACCTATCAACACGGAAAACATACTGAAGTTTTCAGCATTACTAGAGGTTGCTCCTGAAGAGCTCAAGCCAAGTATTGGCCCATTACTCGCTCATATTAGAGGGACAGCAGCTCCTCAAGATAACCAGCGAAACGAGGCCAAATACGAATATCCTCTCTACACTAGCGTACAAGCAGGATCATTTACCGAAACAGGTACATACACTCAGCAGGATGCCAAAGATTGGGTAGCAACTACGAAAAAAGCCAGCGAAAAAGCCTTTTGGCTCGAAGTGTCTGGTCATTCAATGACGGCACCTCCCGGAGGCAGACCCAGCTTCCCTGAAGGCATACTGATTCTTGTTGACCCTGAACAGGAAGTGAAGCCGGGTGATTTTTGCGTTGCGGGTATCTACAACAACTCGGAAGTGACATTTAAGCGCTTTGTATGGGAAGACGGGACGCCGTGG
The DNA window shown above is from Pantoea sp. At-9b and carries:
- a CDS encoding LexA family transcriptional regulator, which translates into the protein MAKKNVITEEDIQTANRLRQIWDAKKEQLGLNQEKAADFFGFSTQAAISQFLNAKAPINTENILKFSALLEVAPEELKPSIGPLLAHIRGTAAPQDNQRNEAKYEYPLYTSVQAGSFTETGTYTQQDAKDWVATTKKASEKAFWLEVSGHSMTAPPGGRPSFPEGILILVDPEQEVKPGDFCVAGIYNNSEVTFKRFVWEDGTPWLEPLNTNPRYQSIPCNENCRIIGKVVKAQWSEDTFE
- a CDS encoding RusA family crossover junction endodeoxyribonuclease; this translates as MQIYDITPLGKPRQTQRDKWAKRPAVLRYRAFCDEIRLRGVTLPEAGCHITFVLPMPDSWSKKKRAELIGRPHQQKPDVDNLHKALMDAVFDDDSAVWDARITKVWGEKGQIRIGSID
- a CDS encoding DUF4222 domain-containing protein is translated as MKRPGSCFRCWNTCANLRRVLVDERYVETDKRYRDRRGVIVRIVSYDRQDRRVIFMRPNYPDLCFVPKWYFEKYFREFEGDG
- a CDS encoding replicative DNA helicase, whose translation is MSDLHLEASVIGCLLHSGLTPDAVDVLNSVDSSAFTHPFYSRLYSEIKRQATHKKMIDALLVAEAMGNEPGIFADVMETAKTVPSVSNMKGYAKRLNEKAMISGFARLMETHYDKITGAINHDLAVEQIQAFTRELMNINRPDDEVQPVRIDSLLDGLMDTIDKRISDGDETQTVKTGIWELDNVTGGLNDTDLIIIAARPGMGKTELALKIAEGVAQRTVTLGTEKVKRGVLIFSMEMQGEQIVERQLAYASNLSVSSLRKASHLSDEDWGRLSNGIGQLANLDISVVDATNLSIDQIRAVATRHKSRYPGLSLIMADYLGLIRKPSAERNDLAIGEITRGLKMMAMNLHTPVVCLSQLSRDVEKRPNKRPVNADLRDSGSIEQDADGIWFIYRDGAYNPDSPAAHLAEIIIGKNRHGPQGGVIYQEFRNGHFFDTDQAVAAQLAREKPAYGGKHSGRDF
- a CDS encoding phage holin, lambda family — encoded protein: MKMHNDPHSWPDIYELLQSWWRGDTPIGAVLLAIVMAGLRIAYSGGGWKKMLLEGLLCGALTLTAASGLEYLSIPKALSVGIGGGIGFIGVEQFRKLLINILTIRFGGTPKA
- a CDS encoding antitermination protein, which produces MNLENSIKFFAPKSPMFSDSPRATASDSLTITDVMASFGLTEAQARFGFELFLSKHGITTSDRAVEMLTDFGLSQAVLYRAIAELENDIKRDLVQLLATFAYQDYSRSAASTRQCPCCGGSGFTDAEVFTNKTYYPDGKPPKWAHCTKGVFPSYWEEVKAKREVVRVLCKSCDGKGKISNACRCHGKGKVLDKEQSDLQGVPVMKSCPKCSGRGYARLPGETVRRAAGYAVMAISEPTWRRSFKPFYELLIIQCHKEEAHADDMLLKVTRNRENLEKIN
- a CDS encoding helix-turn-helix transcriptional regulator, yielding MNLNDYLKQNGISQADYAVVVGVSQGFVSQVIAGRYKPKGRKAICWSEATNWQVTPHELNSEDYPNKTDGLPAEQVSVA
- a CDS encoding replication protein encodes the protein MADTDDGFTRLANELYEELIGANLTRNQAKVAHAVCRKTYGFNKKLDRISDSQISELTKLPRQKVNKAKNELIAMRVLVREGMQIGPNKCLSDWQIPECHQNGVTVTETVTNSVTESVTGLSPKRRHTKDTIQKTINTDPPNPQKGEFSEEVLSQAKQVLEYYNEVTGTACRSAEAFAILLTERSSRDAYTVDDLKLVIRWVAMTWKRRNGTVAKPANICRVNRFDGYLADATAWEANQVDVDCVMVIEDYNELAQGRLAWADIDDGRLVAIRRLACELPKTQSANESFRKYFRYFFDRASDYYFGKNERGWHANFDWLMKSETLTLVRRGNHV
- a CDS encoding glycoside hydrolase family 19 protein, whose protein sequence is MNQTQFQQAAGLSAGLAARWFPHLTAAMSEFGISSAVDQAMFIAQAGHESAGFNSLVESFNYSIAGLAGFVRAGRLTQDQASALGRRPGESSLPPELQRAIANLVYGKRMGNKGPGDGWFYRGRGIIQITGLSNYRSCGDGLKVDLVSQPELLAQDEYAARSAAWFFASKGCLKYSGDLVRVTQIINGGQNGIDDRRVRFLKAKSVLVV